Proteins from one Cicer arietinum cultivar CDC Frontier isolate Library 1 chromosome 3, Cicar.CDCFrontier_v2.0, whole genome shotgun sequence genomic window:
- the LOC101488850 gene encoding importin subunit alpha-4-like, producing the protein MSLRPNDGASSTSHRKKVYKNTGVDFQEGRRRRQDGAIQIRKNRRQENLSKKRKEEEVEDDASSPCPINPNPDLVLFKIQRIPTLTRQLFSNDLAAQLEATTQICTLLSKGHIALIDEVIRAGVVPQLVKFLARVDAPQLQSKAASTLSYISSGTSEHTRIVVEHEAVPLLVRLLYCGTDDTKEEAIWALGNIAGDSPSTRDHVVGYGALFPILGLLWNPLVVKRSTLRIASWTLANLCRGKPSSTVLEQMRSAIPFLRNLLVLVDEEIVVNACWTLAYLTHEASSEMIQAVIDANICPRLVVLLSSPVSKATVPIMVTLGSLAMGDEANTQVLIDSGALPCLKLLLSQSDKDVVKHACWVISNITAGNIAQIQAVIDADLISPLVHLSKAEFDIKKEVAWVIANATYGTPEQIRFLASKGCIEALCDILICSDTTMMAFILLGLYTILLVDEGNVYAEKVEACGGLEKILSLQGHENDDVYTMAVDILETYWPDVL; encoded by the exons ATGTCTCTGCGTCCTAATGATGGTGCTTCTTCAACTTCTCATAGGAAGAAAGTCTACAAGAATACTGGAGTTGACTTCCAAGAAGGTCGCAGAAGGAGACAGGATGGCGCCATCCAGATAAGGAAGAATAGGCGTCAAGAAAATCTTTCCAAGAAGCGAAAGGAGGAGGAGGTGGAGGATGATGCTTCTTCTCCCTGTCCCATCAACCCA AACCCGGATCTTGTACTATTCAAG ATACAACGCATTCCTACATTGACACGACAATTATTTTCCAATGATCTTGCTGCACAACTGGAAGCAACTACTCAGATTTGTACGCTACTATCCAAGG GCCACATTGCTCTAATTGACGAGGTGATCCGGGCAGGTGTTGTCCCTCAGCTTGTGAAGTTTTTGGCAAGGGTTGATGCACCCCAACTGCAG TCCAAGGCAGCAAGTACTCTATCCTACATCAGCTCAGGGACGTCTGAGCATACAAGAATTGTGGTTGAACATGAAGCTGTTCCCCTGCTTGTGCGCCTTCTGTACTGTGGTACTGATGACACGAAAGAGGAG GCGATATGGGCATTAGGTAATATTGCTGGTGATTCCCCGAGCACAAGAGATCATGTTGTTGGCTATGGTGCACTCTTCCCAATATTGGGTCTGTTGTGGAATCCATTGGTAGTAAAACGTTCTACCTTGAGGATTGCTTCATGGACTTTAGCAAACTTGTGCCGTGGAAAGCCTTCTTCAACAGTTCTGGAACAG ATGCGATCTGCAATACCTTTCCTTCGGAATCTCTTGGTGCtggttgatgaagaaattgtaGTAAATGCATGTTGGACTCTCGCTTATCTTACTCATGAGGCCTCAAGTGAAATGATCCAAGCTGTCATTGATGCAAATATCTGCCCTCGACTGGTAGTGTTACTAAG TTCCCCGGTATCAAAAGCTACTGTGCCTATAATGGTGACTCTAGGAAGTCTTGCTATGGGTGATGAGGCTAATACTCAG GTTCTAATTGACAGTGGAGCTCTCCCTTGTCTTAAACTACTTCTTTCGCAGAGTGATAAAGATGTCGTCAAACATGCTTGTTGGGTAATCTCAAATATCACAGCTGGGAATATAGCTCAAATACAG GCTGTCATTGATGCTGATCTTATTAGTCCTTTGGTTCATCTTTCAAAGGCTGAATTTGACATCAAGAAGGAAGTTGCATGGGTTATTGCCAATGCTACATATGGAACTCCTGAACAGATTCG GTTCTTGGCGAGTAAAGGGTGCATTGAGGCACTCTGTGATATCTTGATCTGTTCAGACACGACTATGATGGCATTTATTCTGCTTGGGCTGTATACCATTTTACTTGTCGATGAGGGCAATGTTTATGCTGAAAAGGTTGAGGCATGTGGAGGATTGGAAAAGATTTTAAGTTTGCAGGGCCATGAGAACGATGATGTTTATACTATGGCTGTGGATATTTTAGAGACATATTGGCCTGATGTGTTGTAA
- the LOC101488281 gene encoding importin subunit alpha-4-like: MSLRPNTSSSSSSPRKKVNKNTGVDAGDFSPRGKNDFVQITKNKLQESIFKKPKEEDVPSSPCLINTDHDILIFKIQHIRTLTQELFSDDPASQLEATTEIWKLLSKGNNALLIEEVIRAGVVPQLVKFLARNDMPQLQSKAACTLTSITSGSSEHTKIVVDNGAVPLLVHLLCCGSDDMKEQVLWVLGNISGDSPSARDDVLSHGALLPLLGLMWNPSIVKPSILKIGSWTLSNLLHGKNPSKLLEQIQPALPFLRNLLMTTNEEVVVSACGTLSLLTYEASSQMIQAVIDANVCPRLVELLQSPESKATVSILITLGSLAMGDEAHIQVLIDNGVLTCVKQLLSTRDRIVIRYACWVVSNITGGNKAPIQDVIDVDLISPLVHLTKAEFVIKREVVCAISNCAYGTPEQIRFLVSKGCIEALCDLLTCPDPTLLTLCLHGLYNILLDGDTDNNITGGVNVYAEKVDKCGGLEKIISLQSYDNDDVYTLAADMVETYWPEEHETVDDEKVHNSEGGSEQG; this comes from the exons ATGTCTCTGCGACCTAATACTTcgtcttcttcatcttctccgAGGAAGAAAGTGAACAAGAACACTGGTGTTGACGCCGGAGACTTTAGTCCGAGGGGAAAGAACGACTTCGTCCAGATAACGAAGAATAAGCTCCAAGAGAGTATCTTCAAGAAACCAAAAGAGGAAGACGTTCCTTCTTCTCCCTGCCTCATCAACACA GACCATGATATTCTAATATTCAAG ATACAACACATTCGTACATTGACACAAGAGTTATTTTCCGACGATCCTGCTTCACAACTGGAAGCAACTACTGAGATTTGGAAGCTACTATCGAAGG GCAACAATGCTCTACTAATTGAGGAGGTGATCCGGGCAGGTGTTGTCCCTCAGCTTGTGAAGTTTTTGGCAAGAAATGATATGCCCCAACTGCAG TCCAAGGCAGCATGTACTCTAACCAGCATCACCTCGGGATCGTCTGAGCATACAAAAATTGTGGTTGATAATGGAGCTGTTCCCCTGCTTGTTCACCTTTTGTGCTGTGGTAGTGATGACATGAAAGAGCAG GTATTATGGGTATTAGGTAATATTTCTGGTGATTCCCCAAGCGCAAGGGATGATGTTCTTAGTCATGGTGCACTCTTGCCACTATTGGGTCTGATGTGGAATCCATCTATAGTAAAACCATCTATCTTGAAGATCGGTTCATGGACTTTATCAAACTTGCTCCATGGAAAGAATCCTTCAAAACTTCTTGAACAG ATACAGCCTGCTTTGCCTTTCCTTCGGAATCTCTTGATGACGACTAATGAAGAAGTTGTAGTAAGTGCATGCGGGACTCTCTCTTTACTTACTTATGAAGCCTCAAGTCAAATGATCCAAGCTGTCATTGATGCAAATGTCTGCCCTCGACTGGTAGAGTTACTACA GTCCCCAGAATCAAAAGCTACTGTTTCTATACTGATAACTCTAGGAAGTCTTGCTATGGGTGACGAGGCTCATATTCAG GTTCTAATTGACAATGGAGTTCTCACTTGTGTTAAACAACTTCTTTCAACCCGTGATAGAATCGTCATCAGATATGCTTGTTGGGTAGTCTCAAATATCACTGGCGGGAATAAAGCTCCAATACAG GATGTCATCGATGTTGATCTTATTAGTCCTCTTGTTCATCTTACAAAGGCTGAATTTGTCATCAAGAGGGAAGTTGTATGTGCTATTTCCAATTGCGCTTATGGAACTCCTGAGCAGATCCG GTTCTTGGTGAGTAAAGGGTGCATTGAGGCACTCTGTGATCTCTTGACCTGTCCAGACCCGACTCTTTTGACATTATGTCTACATGGGCTGTATAACATTTTACTTGACGGAGATACTGACAACAATATTACTGGTGGGGTCAATGTTTATGCTGAAAAGGTTGATAAGTGTGGAGGATTGGAAAAGATTATAAGTTTGCAGAGCTATGACAACGATGATGTTTATACTTTGGCTGCGGATATGGTGGAGACATATTGGCCTGAGGAGCATGAAACGGTAGATGATGAGAAAGTTCATAATAGTGAGGGTGGTAGTGAGCAAGGTTAA